GGCATTTTCCTCTTCAACTGCTTTCTGAGCTTCTTCAACCGTAGTCTCATACCAGAGCAAAACAGCAGAGGCTGTAATCCGAATATTTTTGCTGAAAACAAACTCACAAATTCTAGAAAATATCACCGCAATTTCCCGGCAGCTCCTTTCTTGCGCATATCAAGCACAAGTTGGGGGAGGTTCTACAATAGTAACCTTGGACATCAAAAATCTCCTTAATCTGTTGAACGTGTATTGAAAGGCTGTAATATAAATTTAAGGATTATTGAGCTTTATTCAATTAACAAGGCGGAGGTCCTGAGTTCGAATCTCAGCGGGCCCACTTTTCTTTAGCTTCTCCTGGAACTTACTTTCTAATTTTAAGAGTTAATCAGGTTTTTATTTCAGGTTTTCAAGTTTTTTAAGAATAGATGTATGTCTGCATAAGCAGACAAATGTTTCAGTTATCACTCACCATTTCCATTAATTGTGAGCAGGATCTCCTTAAAACTTGCAAGTGAAGCCTCCATGTTCTCTATTATCTCATTTGCGAGAATATCAGGGTCAGGAAGGTTATCTAGGTCAGCTAGACTTTTATCTTTGAGCCAGAAAATGTCCAGGTTCGTTTTGTCTCTTGATACAATTTCGTCATAGCCGAATTTCCTGAACCTGCCTTCGGGAGTTTCTTCACTCCAGGTTTCTTTACGACTGTGACGGTTTTCAGGGTTGTAGCATTTGATAAAGTCTTCAAGGTCCGAATATCTCATAGGGTTCTTTTTCAATGTGTGGTGCACGTTGGTGCGGTAGTCGTAGATCCATACCTCTTTTGCCCAGGGTTCTTTAGCTGCTGGTTTTGCTTCAAAGAAAAGAACGTTTGCCTTTACCCCATTTGCATAGAAAATACCTGTCGGCAGGCGCAGGATTGTGTGAAGGTCGGTGGTTTCTAAAAGCTTTTTGCGGATGGTCTCTCCTGCTCCGCCTTCGAAAAGGACGTTATCAGGCAGTACCACTGCTGCCTGCCCACCGGTTTTGAGGATTGTGTGGATGTGCTGCAAAAAGTTGAGCTGCTTGTTGTTTGTGGTTGTCCAGAAGTCTTGGCGGTTGTAAGTGAGGTCTTCTTTTTCCTGCTCGCCTTCTTCGTTAGTGAAGGTCATGCTGCTCTTCTTTCCAAAAGGCGGATTTGTGAGGATGTAATCGTAACGGTAACCCGGATCGGCTATGAGCGCATCGGAATTTGAGATCATGGGCTCTCCGTCTATTTCCCCTATATTGTGCAGGAACATGTTCATCA
The genomic region above belongs to Methanosarcina horonobensis HB-1 = JCM 15518 and contains:
- a CDS encoding type I restriction-modification system subunit M, which translates into the protein MSENTSSIVSKVWSFCNVLRDGGVSYGDYLEQLTYLIFLKMAEEYRKPPYNRNIGIPEEYTWDNLKQQRGAELDTHYRELLEALGKKPGMLGQIFLKAQNKVSDPAMLYKIIDMIDKESWVMMGVDTKGEIYEGLLQKNAEDTKSGAGQYFTPRPLIKVMVQCLQPEPLKTIGDPCCGTGGFFLATYDFLTSYYRLDREQSRFLKNKTFGGNEIVAGTRRLALMNMFLHNIGEIDGEPMISNSDALIADPGYRYDYILTNPPFGKKSSMTFTNEEGEQEKEDLTYNRQDFWTTTNNKQLNFLQHIHTILKTGGQAAVVLPDNVLFEGGAGETIRKKLLETTDLHTILRLPTGIFYANGVKANVLFFEAKPAAKEPWAKEVWIYDYRTNVHHTLKKNPMRYSDLEDFIKCYNPENRHSRKETWSEETPEGRFRKFGYDEIVSRDKTNLDIFWLKDKSLADLDNLPDPDILANEIIENMEASLASFKEILLTINGNGE